From the genome of Prochlorococcus marinus XMU1419, one region includes:
- a CDS encoding heme oxygenase (biliverdin-producing), whose product MAVALAGQLREGTKKSHTMAENTGFVACFLKGVVEKKSYRKLISDLYFVYEAMEEEIERLVNEEHPIIKPIGFKSLFRKETLVKDLKFYFGENWKNEINISHSAKEYVDRIREVAKNTPELLVGHHYTRYIGDLSGGQILKTIAKKALNLQGNDGLNFYEFELIADEKKFKEEYSLTLNQLPINQKTADQIIDEANQAFNYNMKMFKELEGNLIAVLGKIVFNYITKKVRKGSTETM is encoded by the coding sequence ATGGCAGTCGCTCTTGCAGGACAATTAAGAGAAGGGACAAAAAAATCCCATACTATGGCAGAAAATACCGGCTTTGTGGCTTGTTTTTTAAAAGGAGTTGTTGAAAAAAAATCTTATAGAAAATTAATTAGTGATTTATATTTTGTTTATGAAGCTATGGAAGAAGAAATTGAAAGACTGGTCAATGAGGAACATCCCATAATAAAACCTATAGGTTTTAAATCATTATTCAGAAAAGAAACTCTTGTAAAAGATCTTAAATTTTATTTTGGTGAAAACTGGAAGAATGAAATTAATATTTCTCACTCAGCAAAAGAATATGTTGACAGAATCAGAGAGGTCGCAAAAAATACACCAGAGCTATTGGTTGGTCACCACTATACTCGCTATATAGGAGATTTATCTGGAGGGCAAATTTTGAAAACGATCGCTAAAAAAGCATTAAATTTGCAGGGAAATGATGGTTTAAATTTTTATGAGTTTGAATTAATTGCTGATGAAAAGAAATTCAAGGAAGAATATTCCCTTACTTTGAATCAACTTCCAATAAATCAAAAGACTGCTGATCAAATTATTGATGAAGCTAATCAAGCTTTTAATTACAATATGAAAATGTTTAAGGAGCTTGAAGGTAACTTGATTGCTGTTTTAGGCAAGATTGTATTTAATTACATTACAAAAAAAGTAAGAAAAGGAAGCACAGAGACCATGTAA
- a CDS encoding NADP-dependent isocitrate dehydrogenase, translating to MPKFEKLTLPNEGEIITFNKGKPNVPNNPIVPFIRGDGTGVDIWPATQIVLDSAIKKSYGDERKINWFKVYAGDEACELYGTYNYLPQDTIEAIKHYGVAIKGPLTTPIGGGIRSLNVALRQIFDLYSCVRPCKYYSGTPSPHKNPQNLDVIVYRENTEDIYMGIEWAAEDNDCLELINHLNNVVIPKSKNLKNRSIPNGSGIGIKPVSKSGSQRHIKKAIEHAKRLSGDKRHVTLVHKGNIMKYTEGAFRDWGYELAVNEFREDCITERESWILDNIQKNPEITIENNARKIEPGFDKLTNNKKAFICEEIKEVIASISNSHGDGKWKELILVDDRIADSIFQQIQTRPQEYSILATLNLNGDYVSDAAAAIVGGLGMAPGANIGDNAAIFEATHGTAPKHAGLNKINPGSVILSGVMMLEYFGWDEAANLITSGLSKAIEQKKVTYDLARLMEPKVEPLSCSSFAEEIISNF from the coding sequence ATGCCAAAATTTGAAAAATTAACTTTACCTAATGAAGGCGAGATAATAACATTTAATAAAGGCAAACCAAATGTTCCGAATAATCCAATTGTCCCATTTATTAGGGGTGATGGGACTGGAGTTGATATTTGGCCTGCCACTCAAATCGTTCTCGATTCAGCGATTAAAAAAAGCTATGGGGATGAAAGAAAAATTAATTGGTTTAAAGTCTATGCAGGCGATGAAGCTTGTGAACTTTATGGAACATATAATTATCTCCCTCAAGATACTATTGAAGCAATTAAACACTATGGTGTAGCCATCAAAGGTCCTTTAACGACACCCATCGGTGGAGGTATTAGATCTCTTAATGTTGCATTAAGACAAATCTTTGATTTATATAGCTGTGTTAGACCATGCAAATATTATTCAGGAACTCCAAGCCCTCACAAAAATCCCCAAAATTTAGACGTTATTGTTTATCGAGAAAATACTGAGGATATCTACATGGGAATTGAATGGGCAGCGGAGGATAATGATTGTCTTGAATTAATTAATCACTTAAATAACGTTGTCATACCAAAAAGTAAAAATTTAAAAAATAGATCCATACCAAACGGATCAGGTATTGGAATAAAACCGGTGAGTAAATCTGGTAGCCAAAGGCATATTAAAAAAGCTATTGAGCATGCTAAAAGATTATCAGGAGATAAAAGGCATGTAACTCTTGTACATAAAGGCAATATTATGAAATATACAGAAGGTGCATTTAGGGATTGGGGATATGAATTAGCAGTAAATGAATTTAGAGAAGATTGCATTACAGAAAGAGAAAGCTGGATTTTAGATAATATTCAGAAAAATCCAGAAATTACAATTGAAAATAATGCTCGAAAAATTGAACCAGGGTTTGACAAGCTTACAAATAACAAAAAAGCATTCATCTGCGAAGAAATTAAAGAAGTTATTGCATCAATATCAAATTCTCACGGAGATGGAAAATGGAAAGAACTTATTCTTGTTGATGATCGTATAGCTGATAGTATATTTCAACAAATTCAAACCAGACCTCAAGAATATTCAATTCTTGCAACATTAAACCTTAATGGAGACTATGTTTCTGATGCAGCTGCAGCAATTGTTGGAGGCCTAGGTATGGCTCCCGGTGCAAATATTGGAGATAATGCAGCAATTTTCGAAGCTACGCACGGTACCGCTCCAAAACATGCAGGCTTAAATAAGATTAATCCAGGTTCAGTAATTCTCAGTGGTGTAATGATGCTTGAATATTTTGGTTGGGATGAAGCAGCTAACTTAATTACTAGTGGTTTAAGTAAGGCAATTGAGCAAAAAAAAGTCACCTATGATCTAGCACGCTTAATGGAACCAAAAGTAGAACCCTTATCCTGCAGCAGTTTTGCTGAAGAAATTATTTCAAATTTCTAA
- a CDS encoding four-carbon acid sugar kinase family protein — protein sequence MKFVVIDDDPTGSQTVQDCLLLLKWDCSTLVKGFESKSNLFFILANTRSLSENDAKLTIEKICKNLKTVITSQAYEEEIIFISRGDSTLRGHNFLEPSSLNSYLGPFDATFHIPAFIEGKRLTINGSHFVDKVPISQTIFATDKIFGYETSNVKNLLFQQSKSQINFEDIQNLLLSDIEMLNDDENNIVFQKLKKLKNNKHVIVDVENYSQLRKFSLVIKKLIKHKKFLFRTAASFISSISDKKSVPQSEIFFSSLRIRNKANSFLPGLIIVGSYVELSTIQLNNLLEISNCNPVELDVFEFFRISSSDNNQKRRNLLKNKFLKEIRYSFEKGKTPVLFTSRKFMSLDSSKLFSFYNLVACFIAELVADLKYEIGYLISKGGITTNLILSNGLNADYVHLEGQIFSGISVVTYNLKNGEKLPIVTHPGNIGTKDSLVNIWKVFENKNNF from the coding sequence ATGAAATTTGTCGTTATAGATGATGATCCAACAGGCTCTCAAACTGTTCAGGATTGCTTATTACTGCTTAAGTGGGACTGCTCAACTTTAGTCAAAGGTTTTGAATCTAAATCAAATTTATTTTTCATTTTGGCTAATACAAGGTCACTATCGGAAAATGATGCGAAATTAACAATAGAGAAAATTTGCAAAAATCTTAAGACTGTTATTACTTCCCAAGCCTATGAAGAAGAAATTATTTTTATAAGTAGAGGAGACTCTACTCTTCGAGGACATAACTTTTTAGAGCCAAGTTCTCTAAATAGTTACTTAGGTCCTTTTGATGCTACTTTTCATATTCCAGCTTTCATAGAGGGTAAAAGATTAACAATTAATGGATCTCATTTTGTTGATAAAGTCCCTATAAGTCAAACAATTTTTGCAACAGATAAAATTTTTGGATATGAGACAAGTAATGTCAAGAATCTTTTATTTCAGCAGAGTAAATCTCAAATAAATTTCGAAGATATTCAAAATCTTTTATTGTCAGATATCGAAATGCTAAATGATGATGAAAATAATATTGTTTTTCAAAAATTAAAGAAGTTGAAGAATAATAAACATGTAATTGTAGATGTAGAAAATTATTCTCAACTAAGAAAATTTTCTTTAGTAATTAAAAAATTAATTAAACACAAAAAGTTCCTTTTTCGAACTGCAGCAAGTTTTATAAGTTCAATTTCTGATAAAAAAAGTGTTCCTCAGAGTGAAATATTTTTCTCTAGTTTAAGAATAAGAAATAAAGCAAATAGTTTTCTTCCAGGACTGATAATTGTTGGATCTTATGTAGAACTTTCAACAATACAATTGAATAATTTATTAGAGATAAGTAATTGCAATCCAGTTGAATTAGATGTTTTTGAATTTTTTAGAATTTCTTCATCAGATAATAATCAGAAGCGAAGGAATTTACTTAAAAATAAATTTTTGAAAGAAATTAGATATTCTTTTGAAAAAGGAAAAACTCCTGTTTTGTTTACTTCAAGAAAATTTATGTCTTTAGATTCTTCTAAACTATTTAGTTTTTATAATTTGGTTGCTTGTTTTATTGCTGAATTAGTCGCAGATTTAAAGTATGAAATAGGATATTTGATTTCAAAAGGTGGAATAACAACTAATTTGATTCTTAGTAATGGACTTAATGCAGATTATGTTCATCTTGAAGGACAGATTTTTTCAGGTATTTCAGTGGTGACTTACAACCTAAAAAATGGCGAAAAACTTCCTATTGTTACCCATCCTGGAAACATTGGCACTAAAGATTCACTGGTTAATATTTGGAAGGTTTTTGAAAATAAAAATAATTTTTAA
- a CDS encoding galactose mutarotase — protein MKLVLSNKDQGIFVFQLDKNNYIKFCPERGGVITNWVSDGNEILYFDEKRFMDKTKSIRGGIPILFPICGNLKNSSSVFGNGYLQLPQHGFARDLQWQYSFNENENFLCLFLNASEKTKKYYPFDFELRIEVNLKINFLEFKITIQNKTDLAMPVNFGLHPYFNVSDFKNLDFIDYPLNCQDQERNTISNTLDELNKINLGVDLLMYTSGRSSFRDKIFKREVTLNHPYPFDLGVIWSDPPRKMICLEPWTSPRNSFVDGFRNIMIPSNDCKRFNASIQIKSLK, from the coding sequence GTGAAACTTGTATTATCCAATAAAGACCAAGGGATTTTTGTATTTCAATTAGATAAAAATAACTACATTAAATTTTGTCCTGAAAGAGGAGGAGTCATAACAAATTGGGTTTCCGATGGTAATGAAATACTTTATTTCGATGAAAAAAGATTTATGGACAAGACAAAAAGTATTAGGGGAGGTATTCCAATCTTGTTTCCAATATGTGGAAATCTCAAGAACTCAAGTTCAGTATTTGGAAATGGTTATTTGCAATTACCACAGCATGGTTTCGCTAGAGATTTGCAATGGCAATACTCCTTCAATGAAAATGAAAATTTTTTATGCTTATTCTTAAATGCATCTGAAAAAACTAAAAAATATTATCCTTTCGATTTCGAACTAAGAATAGAAGTTAACTTAAAGATTAACTTTTTAGAATTTAAAATTACAATCCAAAACAAAACAGACTTAGCTATGCCTGTAAATTTTGGTTTGCATCCTTATTTTAATGTTTCAGATTTCAAAAATTTAGATTTTATAGATTATCCACTTAATTGTCAGGATCAAGAGAGAAATACTATAAGTAATACTTTGGATGAATTAAACAAAATTAATTTAGGAGTTGATCTGCTTATGTATACTTCCGGTAGAAGCTCTTTTCGAGATAAAATTTTTAAAAGAGAGGTAACTTTAAATCATCCATATCCTTTTGATTTAGGTGTTATTTGGAGTGATCCTCCAAGAAAAATGATATGTCTCGAACCTTGGACTAGTCCTCGAAATTCTTTTGTTGATGGATTTAGAAACATTATGATTCCTTCAAATGATTGTAAAAGGTTTAATGCCTCAATACAAATAAAATCTTTGAAGTAA
- a CDS encoding alpha/beta fold hydrolase produces the protein MEKSALINSDVNYDWNFLNYPIHTVSANPEQTSKDYAILLIHGFGASTEHWRFNIPVLSTKYEVHAMDLLGFGKSPKPQDVEYSGSLWKDQVVAYVKEKIKKPTIVVGNSLGGYAALAAGAELNELNAGVILLNAAGYFSEEKTIKKNMLQTSIETIAGIFLKNIVLQRLIFENMRNPKNIKKTLNQVYVDKKNVDDFLVESIRKPSLDFGAFNVFRSVFNPSGPQGLPLDKLFAKLNAPLLLLWGGKDPWMNTPKKRNLYKKFTPKNTKEIILDAGHCPHDEIPELVNQHILDWVDSL, from the coding sequence ATGGAAAAATCAGCTCTGATAAATAGTGATGTGAATTATGACTGGAATTTTTTAAATTACCCAATACATACTGTTTCAGCTAATCCTGAACAAACATCAAAAGATTACGCAATTTTATTAATTCATGGTTTTGGTGCTTCTACGGAGCATTGGAGATTTAATATCCCTGTTTTGAGTACAAAATACGAAGTCCATGCTATGGATTTACTAGGTTTTGGAAAAAGTCCTAAGCCTCAAGACGTCGAATACTCAGGATCTTTATGGAAAGATCAGGTTGTCGCTTATGTAAAAGAGAAAATAAAAAAACCTACAATTGTTGTTGGAAATTCATTAGGTGGTTATGCAGCATTAGCAGCTGGAGCAGAATTAAATGAGCTAAACGCAGGAGTGATATTACTTAATGCTGCTGGATATTTTAGTGAAGAAAAAACTATTAAAAAGAATATGTTGCAGACTTCAATTGAAACAATTGCTGGTATATTTTTGAAAAATATTGTTCTTCAACGTTTGATTTTTGAGAATATGAGAAATCCAAAAAATATAAAAAAAACTTTGAATCAAGTTTATGTTGATAAAAAAAATGTTGATGACTTTTTAGTTGAGTCTATAAGGAAGCCTTCGCTAGATTTCGGAGCTTTTAATGTTTTTAGAAGTGTATTTAACCCATCAGGTCCTCAGGGATTGCCGTTGGATAAGTTATTCGCAAAGCTAAATGCACCATTATTACTTCTTTGGGGAGGGAAAGATCCATGGATGAACACTCCAAAAAAAAGAAATCTATATAAAAAATTTACACCAAAGAATACAAAAGAAATTATTCTTGATGCAGGACATTGTCCTCATGATGAGATACCAGAATTAGTTAATCAGCATATATTGGATTGGGTTGATTCTCTTTAA
- a CDS encoding cation:proton antiporter: MYSLLAELSAHDLEVAETLIGVIRFLMIFLAARALAEVLVRLSLPTIVGELLAGVVIGASGFHLLIPPSAGTELNEGLVNVISSLASIPPEAVPDVYFESFPSLQAVATLGLYALLFLTGLESELEELVAVGAQAFTVAMAGVILPFAFGTLGLMFIFQVDLIPAVFAGASMTATSIGITASVFGELGYLKTREGQIVIGAAVLDDILGIVILAVVVALAAGGSLEIAPIVKLVAAAVVFVIAAIALSRTAAPGFDWLLDRLKAPGAVVVASFVILVLCCFVATAIGLEAALGAFAAGLILSSSKNNHAIQQSVLPLVSLFATIFFVLVGAGMDLSVINPLDPTSRSALVVAGFLLVVAIIGKIAAGWVFSSDKPTNRLVVGLGMMPRGEVGLIFLGLGTSAKLLTPSLEAAILLMVIGTTFLAPVLLRIVLKDKPPNDGNKISDDVAADPVGLL; the protein is encoded by the coding sequence ATGTACTCTTTACTTGCTGAATTAAGTGCACATGATTTAGAAGTTGCTGAAACGTTGATAGGAGTTATAAGATTTCTAATGATCTTTTTAGCAGCAAGAGCATTAGCAGAAGTATTAGTAAGACTAAGTTTACCAACTATTGTAGGTGAGCTTCTTGCAGGGGTTGTAATAGGAGCATCAGGATTCCATTTATTGATACCGCCCTCAGCTGGAACTGAATTAAATGAAGGACTTGTCAATGTTATTAGTTCATTAGCGTCAATCCCCCCAGAAGCTGTACCTGATGTTTATTTTGAAAGTTTTCCATCTCTCCAAGCAGTAGCAACTCTCGGGTTATATGCTCTTTTATTTTTAACTGGATTAGAAAGTGAGTTAGAGGAATTAGTAGCCGTGGGAGCTCAGGCTTTCACAGTTGCTATGGCTGGTGTAATTTTACCGTTTGCCTTTGGAACTCTTGGATTAATGTTTATTTTCCAAGTAGATCTAATTCCAGCAGTTTTTGCTGGAGCATCTATGACGGCAACAAGTATAGGAATTACTGCAAGTGTATTTGGTGAGTTGGGATATTTAAAAACTAGAGAAGGACAGATTGTTATTGGAGCGGCTGTTTTGGATGATATTTTGGGTATTGTGATTCTTGCTGTTGTAGTCGCCCTTGCTGCAGGAGGTTCCTTAGAAATTGCTCCTATCGTCAAATTAGTTGCTGCAGCTGTAGTATTTGTTATTGCTGCTATCGCATTAAGTAGAACAGCAGCCCCAGGTTTTGATTGGTTATTAGATAGATTAAAGGCCCCAGGAGCCGTAGTAGTAGCCTCTTTTGTGATACTAGTTTTGTGTTGTTTTGTAGCAACAGCAATTGGATTGGAAGCAGCTTTAGGTGCTTTTGCAGCTGGATTAATTCTTAGTAGTTCTAAAAATAATCACGCAATTCAACAATCTGTTTTACCTTTAGTATCCCTATTCGCAACAATTTTCTTCGTATTAGTGGGAGCTGGAATGGATTTATCAGTTATCAATCCACTTGATCCAACAAGTAGATCAGCTCTGGTAGTCGCAGGATTTTTATTAGTTGTAGCAATTATTGGAAAAATTGCAGCAGGATGGGTATTTTCAAGTGATAAACCTACAAATAGATTAGTTGTAGGTTTGGGTATGATGCCTAGAGGAGAGGTTGGTTTAATTTTTCTAGGATTAGGAACAAGCGCTAAGTTGTTAACTCCTTCTCTTGAAGCAGCTATTTTGTTAATGGTTATTGGAACTACATTTCTTGCACCTGTTCTCTTGAGAATTGTTTTAAAAGATAAGCCCCCTAACGATGGCAATAAAATTTCAGATGATGTTGCAGCTGATCCTGTGGGTCTTCTTTAG
- a CDS encoding glycogen/starch/alpha-glucan phosphorylase, with product MANPTNSNEPFDLRLPTPGCYLDPEKAGMDSDAVFQGMTAHLFYTLGKLATSASHHDLYMALSYAVKDRLMTRYLASQEVIRKKPQKTVAYLSAEFLIGPQLSNNLLNLGITQEAEDALKRFGIESLSTILEVEEEPGLGNGGLGRLAACYMESLASLQVPAVGYGIRYEFGIFNQLIRDGWQVEVTDKWLKGGWPWELPQPDESCFVGFGGRTESYRDDRGNYRSRWIPSEHAIGVPHDVPVLGYRVNTCDRLRLWRADATESFDFYAFNIGDYYGAVEEKVASETLSKVLYPNDGTDEGRRLRLKQQHFFVSCSLQDMLRSLEKRSIPITEFSKHWTVQLNDTHPAIAVAELMRLLIDQYQIGWDKAWNITTSSVAYTNHTLLPEALEKWDLGLFNDLLPRHLEIIYEINWRFLQQLRLRYPGDDKILQKLSIIDEEGSKSVRMAHLATIGAHHINGVAALHSDLIKRQLLPEFAELWPEKFTNVTNGVTPRRWVALSNPSLSNLLEEEVGPNWITNMELLKKLEEKKDDNNFLHKFEETKLNGKRKLASFIHSKTGILVDPSSLFDVQVKRIHQYKRQHLNALQIIAQYLRIKNGTNTYEVPRTIIFGGKAAPGYFMAKLMIRFINGIADVVNSDPDMEGLLRVVFLPDYNVKLGEIVYPATDLSEQISTAGKEASGTGNMKFAMNGALTIGTLDGANVELRDLVKKENFFLFGKTESEIMNLKNNNYSPRAFIEQCPELKEVIRLIEIGHFSNGDKELFKPLLNSLTGHDPFFVMADFEDYLKKQDVVSECWNNKKSWNKMALLNTARSGYFSSDRSIREYCKSIWKVSPMPVEITCDVEELTN from the coding sequence ATGGCTAATCCAACGAACTCCAACGAACCCTTTGATCTACGTTTGCCTACTCCAGGGTGCTACCTAGATCCTGAGAAAGCTGGCATGGATTCTGATGCTGTTTTTCAAGGAATGACAGCCCACCTCTTTTACACTCTTGGAAAGTTAGCTACTTCTGCAAGTCATCATGACTTATATATGGCTTTAAGTTACGCAGTTAAAGATAGGCTAATGACAAGATATTTAGCCAGTCAAGAAGTCATTAGAAAAAAACCACAAAAAACAGTCGCCTACCTTTCAGCTGAATTTTTAATAGGCCCTCAATTAAGTAATAATCTTCTCAATCTTGGAATAACTCAAGAAGCAGAAGATGCTTTAAAGAGATTTGGCATTGAATCATTATCAACAATACTTGAAGTTGAAGAGGAGCCCGGATTGGGTAATGGTGGACTTGGGAGACTTGCAGCGTGTTACATGGAATCATTAGCTTCTCTACAAGTTCCAGCAGTTGGTTATGGTATTAGATATGAATTTGGCATATTTAATCAGTTAATTAGAGATGGTTGGCAGGTTGAAGTAACTGATAAGTGGCTTAAAGGTGGATGGCCATGGGAACTTCCACAACCGGACGAATCATGTTTCGTCGGATTTGGAGGCAGAACCGAAAGCTACAGAGATGATAGAGGAAACTATAGATCACGGTGGATCCCCTCAGAACATGCAATTGGAGTACCTCACGATGTTCCAGTTTTAGGATATAGAGTAAATACATGTGACAGATTAAGATTATGGAGAGCAGATGCAACAGAAAGTTTTGATTTTTATGCATTCAATATTGGTGATTATTACGGTGCCGTAGAAGAAAAAGTTGCATCTGAAACTCTTTCAAAAGTTCTATATCCAAATGATGGAACCGACGAAGGTAGAAGATTAAGACTCAAACAACAACACTTTTTTGTAAGTTGTTCTCTTCAGGATATGTTGAGAAGCCTGGAAAAAAGATCGATACCAATAACTGAATTTTCTAAGCATTGGACAGTCCAACTGAATGATACTCATCCTGCTATTGCAGTTGCAGAGTTGATGAGACTTCTTATTGACCAATATCAAATAGGTTGGGATAAAGCATGGAACATAACAACTTCCTCAGTTGCTTATACCAATCACACCTTACTACCAGAAGCTTTAGAGAAGTGGGATTTAGGTTTATTTAATGATCTTCTTCCTCGTCATCTAGAAATTATTTATGAAATAAATTGGAGATTCCTACAACAATTAAGACTACGTTATCCTGGTGATGACAAAATCCTCCAAAAACTCTCGATAATTGATGAAGAAGGCTCCAAATCAGTTCGTATGGCTCACTTAGCGACAATTGGTGCACATCATATTAATGGTGTAGCGGCTCTTCACTCAGATCTTATAAAAAGACAACTTCTTCCTGAATTCGCAGAGCTATGGCCTGAAAAATTTACAAATGTAACTAATGGTGTTACTCCAAGGAGATGGGTTGCGTTATCTAATCCATCATTATCTAACCTTCTAGAAGAAGAAGTTGGTCCCAATTGGATAACAAATATGGAACTTCTTAAGAAATTAGAAGAGAAAAAAGATGACAACAATTTTTTACACAAATTTGAGGAAACTAAATTAAATGGCAAAAGAAAATTAGCTAGTTTTATTCATTCAAAAACTGGAATACTTGTAGATCCGTCAAGTTTATTTGATGTTCAAGTAAAAAGAATCCATCAATATAAAAGGCAACATTTAAATGCTCTACAAATTATTGCTCAGTATTTAAGAATCAAAAATGGTACAAACACTTATGAAGTCCCAAGAACAATAATCTTTGGAGGTAAAGCTGCACCAGGTTATTTTATGGCGAAGCTAATGATTAGATTCATTAATGGTATTGCTGATGTAGTTAATTCTGATCCAGATATGGAAGGTTTATTAAGAGTTGTTTTTCTTCCAGACTACAACGTTAAACTTGGTGAAATAGTTTATCCTGCAACTGATCTATCAGAACAAATTTCAACTGCTGGAAAAGAAGCATCAGGAACTGGAAATATGAAGTTTGCTATGAATGGAGCATTAACTATTGGCACCTTAGATGGAGCAAATGTGGAATTAAGAGATCTTGTAAAAAAAGAGAATTTCTTTCTTTTTGGTAAAACTGAAAGCGAAATTATGAATTTAAAAAATAATAATTATTCACCCAGGGCTTTTATTGAACAATGCCCAGAGCTTAAAGAGGTTATTCGCCTAATTGAAATTGGACATTTTAGCAATGGAGATAAAGAATTATTTAAACCTTTATTAAATAGCTTGACTGGACATGACCCGTTTTTTGTTATGGCTGATTTTGAAGATTACTTAAAGAAGCAGGATGTAGTTAGTGAATGCTGGAATAATAAAAAATCTTGGAATAAAATGGCATTATTAAATACTGCTAGATCAGGATATTTTTCTTCAGATAGATCTATTAGAGAGTACTGTAAAAGTATTTGGAAAGTCTCTCCAATGCCAGTAGAAATTACTTGCGATGTCGAAGAATTAACTAATTAA
- a CDS encoding ribonuclease III family protein, producing the protein MNNTIDGNRINQIINFLKSLKIRSKRFSEITNKENISIIQNFNQALIHSSDDNEINYETLEFFGDAVLRLAASNFIENKYPQMSVGERSELRSQIVSDAWLTKLGKKIGIENLIIKGPKALGDENSRNTIIGEATEALIGALYKSFNSIHEVNLWLDDIWEEDAEIFLKAPYKFKPKTVLQEWCQRKGLDLPVYQLIEASKVNGDPKRFFCDIFIDGLKESSGFGKSHKQAETNAARELIEKFKTLGKI; encoded by the coding sequence ATGAATAACACTATTGACGGAAACAGAATTAATCAAATAATAAATTTTTTAAAATCTTTAAAAATTAGATCAAAAAGGTTTTCTGAAATAACTAATAAAGAAAATATTTCAATAATTCAAAATTTTAATCAAGCATTAATCCACTCCTCAGATGACAATGAAATAAATTATGAGACATTAGAGTTCTTTGGAGATGCAGTTCTCAGATTAGCCGCTTCAAATTTTATTGAAAATAAATATCCGCAAATGAGTGTTGGAGAAAGATCAGAACTAAGATCACAAATTGTAAGTGATGCATGGTTAACTAAATTAGGGAAAAAAATTGGCATAGAGAACCTAATAATTAAAGGTCCTAAAGCTCTTGGTGATGAAAATTCAAGAAATACCATTATTGGGGAAGCTACAGAAGCATTAATTGGTGCCCTTTATAAGTCCTTTAACTCAATTCATGAAGTTAATTTATGGCTAGATGATATTTGGGAAGAAGATGCAGAGATCTTTTTAAAAGCCCCATATAAATTCAAACCTAAAACAGTATTACAAGAGTGGTGTCAAAGGAAAGGTTTAGATTTGCCGGTCTATCAGTTGATTGAGGCCTCTAAAGTGAATGGAGACCCAAAAAGATTCTTTTGCGATATATTTATCGATGGATTAAAAGAATCATCTGGATTTGGGAAGTCCCACAAACAAGCAGAAACAAATGCAGCTAGGGAATTAATAGAAAAATTTAAAACCCTAGGCAAAATTTAA
- a CDS encoding NAD(P)H dehydrogenase subunit NdhS: MELSTKPILPGSFVVVKDTNSIYRGYKGFVQRVTKKRAAVLFEGGNWDKLITFQITNLEIV; encoded by the coding sequence ATGGAATTATCTACTAAACCCATATTGCCCGGTTCTTTTGTTGTTGTAAAAGACACTAACTCCATATACAGAGGATATAAAGGTTTTGTACAAAGAGTTACAAAAAAAAGAGCGGCTGTTTTATTTGAAGGTGGTAATTGGGATAAACTCATAACATTTCAAATAACTAATTTAGAAATAGTTTAA
- the rimM gene encoding ribosome maturation factor RimM (Essential for efficient processing of 16S rRNA): MINKDEWLIIGLITSCHGINGQVKVKSLSDFEERFLKPGMRWLQKDNEPPSKIELLSGFKQPGKETFIVKFQGINTRNNAEQLKNSKILVKTDKLPKLKKEEFHFLELINLEVKTLENDELKTIGKVINLENEKNNLLVIELFKNQKEVFIPFVKEIVPLIDIKNNFIIISPPNGLLEL; the protein is encoded by the coding sequence ATGATAAACAAAGATGAATGGTTGATTATTGGATTGATAACATCATGTCATGGAATTAATGGACAGGTAAAAGTTAAATCTCTAAGTGATTTTGAAGAAAGATTTTTAAAACCTGGAATGCGATGGTTGCAAAAAGATAATGAACCTCCTTCAAAAATAGAACTTTTATCTGGTTTTAAACAGCCTGGTAAAGAAACCTTTATAGTTAAGTTCCAGGGAATTAATACAAGAAATAATGCAGAGCAACTGAAGAATTCTAAAATTCTTGTCAAAACCGATAAACTACCCAAATTAAAAAAGGAAGAATTCCACTTCTTGGAACTTATAAACCTAGAGGTCAAGACTCTAGAAAATGATGAATTAAAAACAATTGGGAAAGTTATAAATCTAGAAAATGAAAAAAATAATTTACTTGTTATTGAACTATTTAAAAATCAAAAAGAAGTTTTTATACCATTTGTTAAAGAAATAGTCCCATTAATAGATATAAAAAATAATTTTATAATAATTAGTCCACCAAATGGACTTTTAGAACTATAA